In the genome of Balneola sp., one region contains:
- a CDS encoding EVE domain-containing protein, which produces MSRKYWLCKSEPENYSIDELEQDSVTPWDGVRNYAARNFMRDEMEVGDLAFFYHSNQKPPAIVGIMEVCSEPYPDALQFDKDSKYFDEKSSESDPRWVNVDMKFVQKFDTPIGRDELKANPALDSMEMFRIGRLSITHVTEEEWDVIVGMR; this is translated from the coding sequence ATGAGTAGAAAATATTGGTTGTGTAAATCAGAGCCGGAAAATTACAGCATTGACGAATTAGAGCAAGACAGTGTAACTCCTTGGGATGGAGTAAGAAATTATGCGGCCAGAAATTTTATGAGAGATGAAATGGAGGTAGGAGATCTTGCTTTCTTTTATCACTCAAACCAGAAGCCCCCGGCCATTGTTGGAATTATGGAAGTATGTAGTGAGCCATACCCTGATGCGCTTCAGTTCGATAAGGATTCAAAATATTTTGATGAAAAGAGTTCAGAGAGTGATCCGCGGTGGGTAAATGTAGATATGAAGTTTGTTCAAAAGTTTGACACCCCTATTGGAAGAGATGAGCTTAAAGCTAATCCTGCTTTGGATTCAATGGAAATGTTCAGGATTGGCAGGCTTTCGATTACCCACGTTACTGAGGAAGAGTGGGATGTAATTGTTGGGATGAGATAA
- the rfbB gene encoding dTDP-glucose 4,6-dehydratase produces MKIIVTGGAGFIGSNLILYLFEKNKDWHIYNIDKLTYASDRGFLDPLKDSERYHFKKIDLVDRKAVQDVVKTFQPDGVIHLAAESHVDNSIAGPEPFILSNVVGTFNILEECRQLWGTGEDSWKNNRFLHVSTDEVYGELEDDGLFTETTPYAPNSPYSASKAGSDMIVRSYYQTYKMNVVTTNCSNNYGPHQHDEKLIPTVIRNAVQHNPIPVYGKGQNVRDWLFVKDHCRALETAFLKGKAGETYNVGGNNEWKNLDLVEKICELLNSELGKGPKGDYKNLINFVTDRLGHDFRYAIDASKIKKELDWEPSGYFDGMLRETILWYLDKYQESIKK; encoded by the coding sequence ATGAAAATCATCGTTACAGGTGGTGCAGGTTTTATTGGTTCAAATCTTATTCTCTACCTTTTTGAGAAGAATAAGGACTGGCATATCTACAATATTGATAAATTAACCTATGCCTCTGATAGGGGATTCCTTGACCCATTAAAAGACTCTGAGAGGTATCATTTTAAAAAGATTGATTTAGTAGACAGAAAAGCAGTTCAAGATGTAGTTAAGACTTTCCAGCCCGATGGAGTTATTCACTTGGCAGCTGAGTCACATGTTGATAATTCTATAGCAGGTCCGGAGCCTTTCATTCTCTCAAATGTAGTGGGAACTTTTAATATCCTTGAAGAGTGTAGACAACTTTGGGGAACTGGCGAAGACTCTTGGAAGAATAATCGTTTTCTTCATGTTTCTACTGATGAGGTTTATGGGGAGCTGGAAGATGATGGGCTTTTTACAGAAACCACTCCTTATGCACCTAATTCTCCTTATTCTGCTTCAAAAGCAGGAAGTGATATGATCGTAAGATCTTACTATCAGACATATAAGATGAATGTGGTAACCACTAATTGTTCTAATAACTACGGTCCCCATCAGCACGATGAAAAGCTCATTCCTACTGTAATTCGTAATGCTGTGCAACACAACCCAATTCCCGTTTATGGAAAAGGGCAAAATGTACGAGATTGGTTGTTTGTCAAGGATCATTGCAGAGCATTAGAAACAGCTTTTCTGAAGGGTAAAGCAGGAGAGACTTATAATGTGGGGGGCAATAATGAATGGAAAAATCTTGACCTCGTTGAGAAAATCTGTGAACTACTCAATAGTGAACTAGGAAAGGGACCGAAAGGTGATTATAAAAACCTGATCAATTTTGTTACTGATCGTTTGGGCCATGATTTTAGATATGCTATTGACGCCTCAAAAATTAAAAAAGAACTCGATTGGGAACCCTCTGGTTATTTTGATGGAATGCTGCGAGAAACCATTTTGTGGTATCTGGACAAGTATCAGGAATCAATAAAGAAATAG
- the rfbC gene encoding dTDP-4-dehydrorhamnose 3,5-epimerase — protein sequence MKITSARIPEVKIIEPQVYEDDRGYFLESFRKQVLLEHGIEMNFVQDNISKSYKGTVRGLHYQLEKPQGKLVQCIKGEVLDVAVDVRRASKTFGNYVAVKISEKNHRQIYIPEGFAHGFSVLSDEAIVHYKCTDYYDKDSERGIRWDDPLIRINWDISRPILSDKDRRQPLFSSLKEEDLFL from the coding sequence ATGAAAATCACCAGTGCTAGAATACCTGAGGTCAAGATTATTGAACCGCAGGTATATGAGGATGATCGAGGATATTTTTTAGAGTCCTTCCGTAAACAAGTTTTACTAGAGCATGGTATTGAGATGAATTTTGTTCAGGATAATATTTCAAAATCCTATAAAGGAACAGTTAGGGGATTACATTATCAGCTAGAAAAACCGCAAGGAAAATTAGTGCAATGTATTAAAGGGGAAGTACTGGATGTTGCTGTTGATGTAAGAAGAGCTTCCAAAACTTTTGGAAACTATGTTGCCGTTAAGATCAGCGAAAAAAATCATAGACAAATTTATATACCTGAAGGTTTTGCTCATGGTTTTTCTGTTTTATCTGATGAAGCTATTGTGCATTACAAGTGTACCGACTATTATGACAAAGACTCTGAGAGAGGCATTCGTTGGGACGACCCCTTGATCCGTATTAACTGGGATATATCTAGACCAATTCTTTCAGATAAGGATCGGCGTCAGCCACTTTTTTCATCCCTAAAAGAAGAAGACTTATTCTTATGA
- the rfbD gene encoding dTDP-4-dehydrorhamnose reductase, producing MKLLITGACGQLGKEWVIFCEKKGIDFQAYCSEELDITNISELRSIVEKDKPSAFINCAAYTNVDKAEEEKDLAFKVNAYALKEISNTCKLKNIKLVHYSTDYVFNGSHEDKESTPEGYSEEHETSPKNVYGLSKQGGEEIIRKSDCEYLILRVSWLCGEYGNNFVKTMLRLGEERDTLKVVNDQFGAPTFTKNVVTNTFSLLEQNCKGYFHLSSSGITNWFEVANEIFRLKKMKVELLPVSSKEYVTKASRPFFSKLSTKKISTIPGIEIISWQQGLKELLNTI from the coding sequence ATGAAACTTTTAATCACAGGGGCATGTGGTCAACTCGGTAAGGAGTGGGTCATTTTTTGTGAGAAAAAAGGGATTGATTTCCAGGCTTATTGTTCTGAAGAATTAGATATAACAAATATTTCAGAGCTAAGAAGTATAGTTGAAAAAGATAAGCCATCAGCTTTCATAAATTGTGCAGCATATACAAATGTTGATAAAGCAGAGGAGGAAAAGGATCTCGCTTTCAAAGTGAATGCGTATGCTCTAAAAGAGATTTCAAACACTTGTAAGCTAAAGAATATAAAGCTGGTTCATTACTCCACCGATTATGTATTTAATGGTTCCCACGAGGATAAAGAGAGCACCCCTGAAGGCTATTCTGAAGAACACGAGACCTCTCCAAAAAACGTGTATGGTCTTTCAAAACAAGGGGGCGAAGAAATAATACGAAAGTCAGATTGTGAGTATTTGATCCTTAGAGTCTCATGGCTTTGCGGTGAATATGGGAATAATTTTGTAAAGACAATGCTCAGGCTTGGTGAAGAAAGAGATACATTGAAAGTTGTTAATGACCAATTCGGAGCTCCTACATTTACGAAGAACGTTGTTACGAATACATTTTCACTTTTAGAACAAAACTGTAAGGGTTACTTCCATTTAAGCTCGTCTGGAATCACGAACTGGTTCGAGGTGGCCAACGAGATTTTCAGACTAAAAAAAATGAAGGTAGAATTACTACCTGTTTCTTCAAAAGAGTACGTTACTAAGGCCAGTCGCCCTTTTTTTTCTAAACTAAGTACTAAAAAAATTAGTACCATTCCCGGCATTGAAATCATTAGTTGGCAGCAAGGCTTAAAAGAACTATTAAACACAATCTAA
- a CDS encoding spore coat protein, producing the protein MKGVVLAGGTGSRLYPLTKVTNKHLLPVGDKPMIYHPIEKLIQVGIEEILIVTGTDHMGDVVNLLGSGKDFGCRFTYKVQDEAGGIAQALGLAENFVGSDSVIVILGDNIFQQSLESAAQNYSGSGAQILIQEVHDPQRYGVAELNGEKVVSIEEKPEFPKSNFAVTGIYFYDSKVFDCIKILKPSGRGELEITDVNNFYIQKGEMTSSVLKGWWTDAGTPSSYKLANELALGNR; encoded by the coding sequence ATGAAAGGAGTTGTACTTGCCGGGGGAACCGGATCCAGGCTTTATCCATTAACAAAGGTGACAAATAAACATCTGCTACCAGTTGGTGATAAACCAATGATCTATCATCCTATTGAAAAACTTATTCAAGTTGGTATAGAGGAAATACTGATTGTTACCGGTACTGATCATATGGGAGATGTTGTAAACTTACTAGGGTCAGGGAAGGACTTCGGCTGTAGATTCACTTATAAAGTACAAGACGAAGCTGGAGGTATTGCCCAGGCTCTGGGTTTAGCTGAGAATTTTGTTGGCTCTGATTCGGTGATAGTGATTCTGGGAGATAATATATTTCAACAATCATTGGAATCAGCTGCGCAAAATTATTCCGGTTCAGGCGCCCAAATTCTTATCCAGGAAGTGCACGATCCACAGAGATATGGAGTAGCAGAGTTGAATGGGGAAAAAGTGGTATCTATTGAAGAGAAACCAGAATTCCCTAAATCTAATTTTGCTGTAACAGGGATTTATTTTTACGACTCAAAGGTATTTGATTGCATTAAAATCCTAAAACCTTCAGGAAGAGGTGAACTCGAAATAACAGATGTGAATAATTTCTATATCCAAAAAGGGGAGATGACTAGTTCTGTACTTAAAGGCTGGTGGACCGATGCAGGAACTCCGAGTTCATATAAACTTGCAAACGAATTAGCGTTAGGAAATCGATGA